The sequence TGATGTTACCTGAGAGCCGCCCACCCGCAGTCCACCAGCAGCTGGTTCCTGTGAGGACAGTGTCCGATGACTCTGGTCAAAACCCGCACAGCAACATCCTCCATACTGCACGAGCCGATCAGCGACTGCTGCACATCTGAAGGCCCGTGATTTGAATTAGTTTGAGTTTGAtttgtcatatatatatatatatatatatatatatatatatatatatatataaataaataaggcaTATATACAAAAAGGTATTTTTtatagatattattattatttagggtATTATGTGCCTTTATGGAAAGGACAGTAGAGTGAACAGACAGGAAGGTGGGTTGAAGAAGAGTGCGAATGACAGCTTAGAACTGCAGGTGGGAATCCAACCCTGGTCGCTACAATGCATATGGCCTTCGTGGTTAGCGCACTAGCGGGTCAGTGTGAAGCTACAAGCATCGAGGCATGACACGTACCGTAGAAGACGTAGTTTCCTGGGTGAACCTCACTGAGCTGGCCCATGTCTTTGATTGGATGGCTacaggagggggtggagccaaTGCTGGACTTGCAGTTGATGCCAGCGGCTCTCAGTCTGAAACGGGAAAGTGTGCATGTAGTGCATGTACTAAAGAGGTAGTCTGACCAATCAACAGATTCATATTTGTTTTCCCCAACCATGGGACTAGAGGCGGGGATCTGtaagcacacaaaacacaaacccaaaccATTGCCAGCAGcagtaaattgtgaaaaaatgTATATTCAAAAGGTTTCAAATTAAACCAATGTAGACTGGCTACTGTaggaacacaaaaatgaaaatCCCCTTATGAATATAACAACCACTCCACACAAATGAGTTTCTCTTCGGTAGAATATCTCGGTAACTAAACAGCAAACCATTGCCGTCTCCCCCCAGATGTTTTGCTATAAACATAGTTGGCAGCTGGATCCAAGATAACTATAAAGCTCCTTTAGATCTATAGTACATATATTCAAGTATGTTTTTTAGGTGTTGATCCATTCTATGTAGCATTGTGACAATTGGATATACTACATGTAGCTAGGCTGGAAGGTAAATTAGACTTCAGCCTAGTGATTGGACTTCCCGTGACGTGTGCTGTTGACATCACACAGATTTTGATCATCATTTTGTGTAAAGGTGACTTTGTATGgctatttgtatttgtgtgtttggtctTTGGCTTACTTTTCCATGAACTGTAGTGTTAAAGTGGTCGTTTCCTGGGCGACCGCTTGTATTTTCTCCACCCCTTTGCAGTGATAAGAGTTCCCACAGTGTGCGTACACACCGGTAAGCTCCACCCCCTCCGTCTTGGCGATGGCCTGAGCCAATTGGAGAGCTTCTGGTTCGGAGTGCAAGACACCGGCTATAAAATAAAATTTGAGAAATGTTCTGATATTGAACCACCCACCCTTTATATgtaatacattataatatattcTTCTCATACAAAACTCTAAActaatttatacatttttctgtgttttcttccgACTGAAGGTTATAAACAAATCGTAAAATGTACAGGATTTTTCAAATGATGAAATCTTGAGCTTCCAGAGACTGAACTGATCAGGAATTCACTCAATTCATTTTCAGAATCTGTAATGCAGCCATCTTCAGATAGATGCATCCAAACAGCTTAACATTGATCAGCTGACACGTTGATCAGCTGACACGTTGATCAGCTCACCTCTCCCGTTGCCACAGTCCAGTTTGAGCCAGACGTGCCAGGGGCGTCCGGCCCTCAGGGGCCTCTTGCTGAGCAGCTCCAGGGCCTGGGGGTGGTCCAGCAGGACCTGGAACAGACTGAGCCTCTCCGACAGGGCTGCACAGCGCtccagctgcacacacacacacacacacacacacacacacacacacacacacacacacacacacacacacacacacacacacacacacacacacacacacacacacacacattaaaagttACGATAATAAAGTGATAAAATAAGATTTCAATTTGTTTGGATTAGAATAGTTTTGTCCAGCTTTATGGAGGATAAAGTTATCTTCCATTGTACGATGATAAGAAGAGGTATGAAGTGTACGACAGGTAAAGGGAGACAGGGAGCAGGTACCTTATCAAATGGAAGGGGGTAAGCATAGAGGATATCATCGAACCCATGGTCGGCGTAGAAGGAGGCTTCTGCCAGGGTGGAGACCACCACACACCGCCGAGAACCCCCGGTCATAATGTCCCCGCactcccttcacacacacacacacacacacacacacacacacacacacacacacacacacacacacacacacacacacacacacacacacacacacacacacacacacacacacacacacacacacacacaccttgcagcGAAAGATATACTTTGCACAATCATTGCAAATTGCAATGCATAAGACTGTGTGTGCAATGcataacactgtgtgtgtgcatcatacAGGGTTTTATGGGTCTTCATATGCGGCCTCAGCTTCACTCCCAGATCCTGATAGCGATCGACCATCCTCTGAGCATTTCTCTTCACGATGTCTACATCCACCACCATGGCGGGCGTGCATAGCTTTGAAATTGGGTCGCCTTCCATTATGCTGTCAGCGGAAAGAAATCATCATCAATCATCATAGTTGCAATTAAATCAGTGCGCCTGAGCGAGCTCAactcaaaaacacatttcagaAATTAAGTTTAGTTTTAAATAGTAATATTTTTAGGGAAGGCGCAAATATACCGACCTTAAGCAGGAGCGAGCTCCGTACTTGCAGGAAGAAAAATATGTGGAATATATGTGCGGACAACCAAGTTCTTTCAATTCTCTCTCGCTTGCATTAATGAGAATGGACTATTGGCCCATTGAGCTCGAGTCGGCAGGCACATGACGTTTGTATGTATTCTACGGCAACTCTTTTGCGTTCAAAAAGCAGAACCTATAAATGGACAGCACCGAAAAACCATAAAGTAATCGCCGTGTTATATGAGAACGATTGCACCCCTTTACTAATACGTATTATTTGATTCGTTAATATACATTTGTGTTCTGGTTTGAAAAAACATACTTTTTAATAATTTACGTAATGACCGTAAATCTACACCAGGGGTCAGCATTAAGGTCTGTGGGGTTCTTTCACCAAGATGAAGATTAAAGAGTGAGAAGAATCAAGAATAAGTGCAAACATTCGCTTAGAATAAAGAACGCCTTGAACGTTTTATGTTCAAAAGTCGCAAAACGAGCATGTGAAAAAAGAACATAGAGGGAGAATATTCAGCTGGAGAAGCGGTTGCAGCTGGATCTAAGGTGTAAGGCTTGCAGACTTTGAAGTCATTAAAATCAGAAGCAGGTGATCCATGCTGCtgtcagtctgactcgggccaggtgaggcttcttaaaccagccatcatccactcGCACGCCAGTTATGTTTATTCATATAAAAGGGTTATATGTTTggtatttctattttttttattactcaTATATTTTGTTATAAGAGTGATTGTTGCTGTGATTTTGTGTCTGTTCTGTGAGCTGTTTATACTTGACTCCGCTCCAGCCTCACAATGTCATTCATAACATTGTTTGTAATGAGGTCGTGAGATATGCAACAATACACTCTTTTATACTTAtatgtatacttttttttattgaaaaaaaaaacattcatatacattttaaattcaTTATTTGTTGTGTTCTTTATCAGTAGTTTATAAATGTACATGAAATGGCAATTTATGAGGATTTTTTGGTAAATTTGGGTCCTGGGGAGACACCAACTTTCTCGTTGGGTCTATGTTCATTAATTCATTCAGTCTCTAATCATTGTGACCTCTTTTCCCATACTGTGCCAATCAGGGCCTATTATGTGTTCTAAATACAGGGTTTGAATCAAAGCAAGTTTGGTTTGGAACCATTTAAAACCACTTGCTGTAAATCCTGATCTACATTTGGTCTTTTGATCAAACATGTAAGCAATCGCAAATGTATGATTCGTTTATTGTTAACCTATCCTAAAGCGAAAACAGACACTCACAAAAAAACGTATTTGGGTTAATCACATTCAGCTTTATTAAACTCATGTGAAACTTTCCCTCTTATTTTTCTGTAGGTCTGCAAGTGTTACATTCCTTttttgaatgtgtatgtgtatgtgtgtttttatatgtgtgtgtgtgtgggtgtctgtagACATAcagaagtctgtgtgtgtgtgtgtgtgtgtgtgtgtgtgtgtgtgtgtgtgtgtgtatgtctgtgtgtacgtatgggtgtgggtgtgtgaactACTTATGATCTCGTCCCTGGGTCACAGATACAAAAAGCACGTTTCAAGAAACAGTAAAATGGCGTTGTTCTGCTCTCTACTGTAGCACCTTTAATGTAAATATTGCCTTCATGGAGTGTGGGAGAGACGACTTCTCTACCACTATCAAAACTATTGGACACAAACCAAAAACAGTTAAAGCACCAAACAATTTAAAAACACCTCAACTCATTTCAAAAACGACTCTTTGGTCTGAGGCGTCAAACCATAGATTTAGAATGAACAGAACCTTCCTGTCAATCAACACTTTCAAGGCGTGTGTCTGTTGCCCGGGAAACCAGATGGAACATTCGGACCGGAAGCGGGGTCCCACTCAACTTCCATTGGATCAAAAAATACAAACAGAAAAGGTCGCCATGGAGATTCCCTGATTCCTGCAACGTTTGGAtaccccaaaacaacaacaacaacaaccacatcaacaacaacaacggcacAGCTCCAGCTCAACGGCGCCGCCTCCCGCTCCCTGCACTCACACCGGAGAGTGGGTCCATCTTATGCTTTCTTCTAACATTCTAGTGATTCTAATTCTATGATTGGCGTGCGTGGTGATgggcccctcccccgcgcccccctccccctcctcctcttcctccctccctagcAGATCCAGCGGACGAAGCGCTCGAAGAAGGACGGCTTGTTCAGCAAGGTGTAGTCCTCGCCGCGGAAGATGGCGGCGGCGTCGCCCAGCGCCACCTTCCTCAGCACCTCGGTGTCGGCGTCGGAGCCCATGGCGATCACGGTGGGCACGCCCTCGGCGCGGCGCATGGCCGACACGCCCTCCTCCAGGTTCTCGCTGGACGTGACGCCGTCCGTGATGAAGACGAAGGACAGCTCGGCGTTGCGGCGCGCCAGGCGGCTGCCCTGTTGGGGGGACAGCGTTGCCGTGGTGACGTGTATGTCAGACAAGGAGCAGTGTCTGTGGCCGTTAtactgtacatgcatgtgtagcTGTTTGTATTCCTGCACGTGTGTGACTGACAACGTTTGTCTGCCTATGTTtgtcctttgtttgtgtgtgtgtcttccgctgtgtgtgtgtgtgtgtgcgtgcgtgcgtacctgTGACATCACCAGGTTGTTAACGGCGTGGATGATGGCGCTGCCCAGCGAGGACGAGGAGTCCAGGTAGGTCATGGCGGCCAGCGAGTCGGAGATGACGGTGAGGTTGTGCGTGAGCCCGAACTCCACCTTCTGCTCCGCCTGGCTGCCGTACTGCAGCAGCGCCACGCGGGCGTTCCTCTCGTCCGATTGGCCGTTGGCCAGCGTGAGGCGGCGCGCCACGTTCTCCACGAACTCCTTGGCGTGGCGGTGGTTCTCCTGGCCCATGCGCTCCGAGCCGTCCAGCAGGAAGACCAGGTCCACCGGCCGCTGTACACAGCTCGCCACCGCcggctctggaggggggggggacagacacacggaGAGACGAGTCAAGGGATGGGACGGgtgggtcagacagacagatggacagtcAGACCGACAGATGGGCGGGTATACGGTCGGACAGACCGATAGACACGCAGAAGGTCAGACGACGGACAGACTTACGGTCAGACAGGAAGAAGGGCAGACGGACGTACATATGCTCATTCAGAACAGCAGATAGACCatcagatagacagacatatgGACGGCCAGACAGGGCGGGCATTGAGCAGTTGTGTTTAATGTTAACAGTGTGAAATGTCATGGTGTGAGGGATCAAACGCACAGCTGGCAGGCACATGTTCAACCCCAGATgggaacatttgtttttattgcgTGTCTGTATACGGCTTGAAGGGTTCAGTCTTTTTTTGGTATGGGGGTTAAACAAGGATAGAGACCAGCTCAGTGCTTTGATTCTAAACCCATCAGTCTCACACACTCAGATCATAGGGGGGGTTCATCGGAATAACAGCTGTTTCAATGCACTGAGATCTACTTTATTCTCGTAAAGAGTGAGACATTTgactttcattcacatttcCAAAAATCAATGTATTAGAAACATTAGCAAGCTGCAGTCACATAACTTTCACGACACAACGCCATACAGGATTACGCCGTTGTCATGGTTATAAACAAGAGATGGAGGTAATCCCCACTACAAAATCAGGCTCTGTGCATACATGCAAAATATCATATTTCAGGGTTATAAAACTCACAAAGCATTAACCGTCAGCTAGTCTTGGCCcatacacccacgcacgcacgcacacatacacgcataatTGACTTCCTCGCCAATTCCCAGGAACTCCCAAGGATAATGATGTTTATGCGTCAGCATTTTCcgttaaacaaaaaaaacagaaggaaTGAATATTGGCCGCACACTTTTGCCGCTTGTTTCACACACCGCGTAAAGTGAgtcacctaaaaaaaaaatcaagtctAGAGATGGGCGTAACCATGGGAACGTGCAAAACGGCAGCAAAAACACACGATGCGGTTCACAGTTGGAATGAGTGTCACTACACCCAAACCTTCATGAATGGCTCCATGGACGCTAACCTCCTCATGATCTCATGATGAGGTAAACTGTTCCAGCACAACCCCAAACACTTCCCTCCACTTGGCGCGGAGAGAATGATATGTATCATATtataacacttattttaaacCACTGAAGGGAAAAAGGACTCTTTGTCTTCACAGAAACGTGTTTGATATATACTCCAGGGTAAACTTATGTCCACCCATCAACGAGACACTTACACACAATAAGAGCCTCACTCGGAGACCGCCATAAGCTCAGTAACAGCCAAAAAAGTGCTAACGTTTAAATACGACCTCTACGCTAGGAGCAGCGGCGGCAGCTAGCTAGCTtattctctatgtctctctatgaGGAAGCCAAGTGCGAGG is a genomic window of Gadus morhua chromosome 8, gadMor3.0, whole genome shotgun sequence containing:
- the zgc:162816 gene encoding uncharacterized protein zgc:162816, with protein sequence MEGDPISKLCTPAMVVDVDIVKRNAQRMVDRYQDLGVKLRPHMKTHKTLECGDIMTGGSRRCVVVSTLAEASFYADHGFDDILYAYPLPFDKLERCAALSERLSLFQVLLDHPQALELLSKRPLRAGRPWHVWLKLDCGNGRAGVLHSEPEALQLAQAIAKTEGVELTGVYAHCGNSYHCKGVEKIQAVAQETTTLTLQFMEKLRAAGINCKSSIGSTPSCSHPIKDMGQLSEVHPGNYVFYDVQQSLIGSCSMEDVAVRVLTRVIGHCPHRNQLLVDCGWAALSQDGAGRLPSGYAVIEGHPDLKLLSMTQEHGRVEPITGELDYSKYPLGSLLKLVPYHSCATAMMHSVYHVHSGGRLVGKWFPTRGW